In Sulfurihydrogenibium sp., the genomic stretch AGATATAAAAAGAACAGAAGATAGAATACTCTCTGTCGAACTTCAAAAACAAACTCTTAAATTAATGACATATTTTAAAGTAGCAGACTCAGAGCCAATTAGCACAAAAAATTTAGAAGTGAGAAACGTTATTATAACAAATAACAAAATTTCAGAATTTGCAGAAGTAATAAAGAAAGATACGGAAATAAAAATAAGCATAGAAGACAAAGAGTTCCAAGAAAAATTAGGTAAGTTGGGCCTAAAAAGCAAGTATTTAGAAACGATAAAAAATTGGAAAGAAGCATGCTATGAATTTTCAAAATCAATAATAGAATATGAAAAAGAATTTTTTAAGAAGAAGGGATTAGTTAAACTGCAAAATTTCTATAAGGACTTAGAAGACAAAAACAGCCCGAAAGCTCCACTTCTTAGAATAGGAAAATACAAAGGAAAAATAAGCCAAACCTTAGTGCTTTTATATGAAGCAAATAAGGAAAAATACGGCTGTCTTTTTGAGGACAAGAAGGGAAAAAATAACAAGAATATTAATCCATTAACAAAAACACGAAGAATTACAGAAGATAGCT encodes the following:
- the csm5 gene encoding type III-A CRISPR-associated RAMP protein Csm5, whose amino-acid sequence is MYNYRLKTLTPIHIGNGNKLSNNFDYFIKGTQINVISFDRYISNLSEDEISKLESYIETLEKGNSIFDLIRKPKYEEIKYSVILNTQTPNPKVREIAEHIKTVLNEKGEYGAYIPGSTVKGFIRLAIFYKILKENADLVNCDEDIKRTEDRILSVELQKQTLKLMTYFKVADSEPISTKNLEVRNVIITNNKISEFAEVIKKDTEIKISIEDKEFQEKLGKLGLKSKYLETIKNWKEACYEFSKSIIEYEKEFFKKKGLVKLQNFYKDLEDKNSPKAPLLRIGKYKGKISQTLVLLYEANKEKYGCLFEDKKGKNNKNINPLTKTRRITEDSLPLGWVKLEELN